A segment of the Triticum urartu cultivar G1812 chromosome 1, Tu2.1, whole genome shotgun sequence genome:
CACCAACCATTCACAGCCACTCAAAATAGATTAAACGGATGTCAAATCTATAGCCATTAGATCTCGATCCAACCATCTACACGAATACACAAAGTGCTATATATGCCCACCCAAACCCTAACGCAACTCAACACCCAACCCCCACGCCTCATTCTCAACCTTTTGCGGCGCACTCATCCTTTTCCTCTTCTTCCGGCGTTCCTCTCATCGTGACACTGTCACCTTTCATCTTCTCTGGCGAGTTTGTTGTTCTCTTCGTCAACAGGTGGCGAGCTCATCGTTTGCCGCTCGAGAGGCGCCTGTCCGGTGACATTATTAATCGGCATATCTAGCATACATCACGAATTGTATGCGCAACTTTTCCTGCGTGTGGAGTGCATATCTTTGTGGTGGAGTCCATTCGATTGGCCGCACCGCGGCTTGAAATTCATCAGCGGATTTCTCATCCTGGACCAATGCGGAGATAGATAGATCCGAATGATGTCAACATAAGGTAATAAATTTTAGGATGTCTATATCCTTTTGTCTCATCAACAtgatttttacaaatatatgtggCTTAAGACTTTGTTTAGTTGAATCGATCTAAGTATATACTTTGTTTTTAATCCAGGTTCAGTATGTTTTCTCCTGGCACTACCAAGCCCTTTCCTTTATGACCTACCGTATTGTGCCTAACTCTGCAATTTAGTTGGATAGATGTTTAATGGTCTGCTGTTTCCAATTTTCTGTTTGTGATATACTCTTATCTGTTGTCCAATAGATAAGAGTGCATCTCACGAAGAGAACAAAAACTTTGAAATAGTTCCCAACATCAAACATCAATAAAACTAAATTCCAGAGTGAGGCACAAGATGTAGATCGATAGAGATGTTATTCAAATCAGCGGCTTTCCTAGCTTGCACCGATGGCGAGAAAGATGGATCTGGATGATGTCAAGATAAGGTAATAAATTTGAAGGTATCTATACAATAGTTGACACTCTTTTCTCATCAACATGATTTTTACAAATACATGTGCATCGGACTTTGTTTAGTTAAGTAGATCTAAGTACATTTTGTTTTTAATCCGGGTAGAGAATGTTTTTCCCTTGGCAATAGAAAATACTTTATTTACTTTATGAAAGCACTAGAGAATCATCGTAAGGTAATAATTATCACGGTATGCTTGCACTAGCAAATCATTTATTTTATCAACATGTTTTTTTGAAAGAATATGCATGATACATAACGTTGTTTATTTTTGGATCTAAGCCTACTATGTTTGCTAGTTCAATGTTATATGTTTCTCTGGTTTTAGTTTGAGCAAGTCATTGCCCTCTTTTCAAGAACCAAGTTCGAGAGGCAAACATGTTTCTTAGGAAGAGTGCTTAGCATGTTGGATGTATGTGCAATCCTTTCATAGCTCGACTCTCTGTGGCAGATGAGGCAATAGCCCTTGTCATGAGACTAAAGGTTCGCATGCCTAAAAGCCCAGCCTGCATCTCGCATTGCCTTACCCTGTTTTGGTCTAATTCTTACTATATTTTGTGTCTCATCACATCTATCTGTTTATTTGTTTcctaaattttattttattttatttgttaCCCTAAAAATCTCTTTATTTATTGTTGGAGGATCGTATTAATTTTCTACCATCAATAATAATCCTGATTTTGCGATGAGATGCAACGAATCTAGGACAACTAGCTATCATTTAAATTCAGGATAGCCAGTAAATTTAGTGTCGACAACATCCATGCCATGGTTCTTATCCTTCTTTTGCTAGGACTATATAGGGATGCTGTTATTATTTGTGTGTATCTTCTATATAAACAAAAGGCCAAACAAGTTCATTGGTATATTTTCTATTACCCCGTCTCAAATTAAcgtgtcttagatttgtctagatacagatgtatctaatgtctagatacatccgtatctagacaaatatAAAATAAGTAATTGGGGACGAAGGGAGTACATGACATCTTTCCTGTTTAAGTAGCTAGATGAGAAAGATAGAAGCAAATAGTTTAATAAGAAAAAACATTTTTGTAAACTATTAAAAAATCATGCCTAAAAATAGAAAGCCATGTATTTTCATTAATTCGGTGCAATGGATACAGAACAGAGTACCACTATGTTGGGTACGCTACGCACCGCAACAGgagaaacaaaaaaggaaaaacacaAGTACACATGCATCATCGAGATAGCTAGCTAGGTGGATACGAGACCGCCTTCTAGAAGCACGATGCATGTGACTAAAACGAGACAGAAAATTTCTAGAAGGTAACAAATAATGAAATTATTGCTAAATGATCGAAGATAGCGTTGGATCTCTTTGTAGATCGGAGCCATGCACGTGCATCCATGCTTGAGTCGACAGAATGGATGGACTCAATCGGACTCGGGCGGCTGGTTTCGGATTCGACCTCATCTTGTTCTCAGTTGGGGAAGCTGCCGTGTGGCCCGGGCTCCTGATGCATCATCTCCATTCCAGCGGTGAACCCCGGAGCCAGTGGCGACGTCGTCATCTCCGTTCCAGTGGCAAACACCAGCAACGGTGGCAACGCAGTCAGTgtctgctgctactgttgcatcTCCATTCCACCGACGAACCTCGACGACGTTGGCATCACCCCGACATCGTCTGCTGCTGGATAATCTCCATTCCAGTAGAGGGCCCCGGAGGTGGTggcatcgccatcatcatcatcatcatcatcatcatcatcatcatcaccatcatcatatGATGCTTAATCATCTCGTACATCCCTCTGTCTGCACTGGTGCCGCCGAGCTCAAACCCATACCCGCTGGCGAGCCCCGGCAGATGTGGcatggccatcatcatctgcTGTTGCATCTCCATTCCACCGACGAACCTCGACGACGTTGGCATCACCCCGACATCGTCTGCTGCTGGATAATCTCCATTCCAGTAGAGGGCCCCGGAGGTGGTGgcatcatcatcattatcatcatcatcatcatcatcatcatcatatgaTGCTTAATCATCTCGTACATCCCTCTGTCCGCACTGGTGCCGCCGAGCTCAAACCCATACCCGCTGGCGAGCCCCGGCAGATGTGGcatggccatcatcatctgcTGTTGCTAAAAGTTCTCCTCCATCCCGCCATTCGCGCTGGTGCAACCGAGCTTAAACCCACCGCCGCTGGCGATTCACCGGAGGAGATGATGACGGCGATCGCCGGCGGCGGTGAGTTTGAGCTCGGTTGCACCAGTGCGAATGGCGGGATGGAGGAGAACTTTCATCAGCAGCATATGATTACGGCAATGCCACAGCTGCCGTGTCTCGCCGACGGCTATGGCATTGAGTTCGGTGGACCAGCGTGGACGGAGGGGTGCACATGATGATTAAGCAGcagatgatgatgatggcgatgccACCACCTCAGGGTTCGCTGCTGGAATGGAGAGTATGCAATAGCAGATGATGTCAGGGATGCCAACCCCGTCGGGGTTCACCGCCGGAATGGAGATGCAGCATCAGCATAAGACGCTGACTGTGTTGCCACCGCTACCAGTGCTCGCTGCTGGAACGGAGATGATGACGTCGATGCCACCGGAGGGTTCACCGCCAGAATGGAGATGGCGAATCACAAGTCCGGGCCGCACGACAACTTCACCAACTGAGAAGAAAACGAGGTCGAATCCGAAACTAGTTGTCCGAGTCCGCCTGAGTCCATTCATTCTGCCAACACAAGCGTGGAGGGATGTGCATGGCTCCAATCTACAGAGAGATCCAATGCCATCTTCGATCATTTATCAATAATTTCATTTAATGCCTTCAAGAAATTTTCTGTCTCGTTCTAGTCATATGCATCGTGCTTCTAGAAGGCGGTCCCGTATCCACCTAGCTAGCTATCTAGATGATGCATATGTATTTGTGTTTTTCCTGTTGCAGCGTGTATCCAACATAGTGGCTTGTACTGTGTTCTGTATCCATTGCGCCGAATTAATGAAAATACAAGCCTTTCTATTATTCTATTTTTTGGCATAACTTTTAATAGTTTACAAAAGTGTTTTTTCTTGTTAAACTATTGGCTTCTATCGTTCTCATATTGCTACTTAAACATGAAAGATGCCATGTACTCCCTTCGACCCCAATTACTTGTCTCACATTTGTCTATATACGGATGTATTTGTATCTAGACagatctaagacaagtaatttgaGACCAGGTAATGTGTGTTGTTTCAACATGATTTTTACAAATATAATTGGCATTAGACTTTGTTTAGTTGTTTCGATCTAAGTATATTTTGTTTTTAATCCAGGTTTAGTATGTCCGACCTACCATCTCGTGCCTAACTCTGCAATTTAATTGGATTGATGTTTAATGTTGTGTTGTTTTGAAGTTTCTGCTTGTGATGCACTCTTATCTGTTGTCCAATAGATAAGAGTCCATCTCACGAACAGAAACTTCAAAATATTTCCCAACATCAATAAAACTAAATTCTAGAGTTAGGCACAAGATTATAGATCGATAGAGATGGTATTCGAATCAATGGCTTTCCTAGCTTTCACCGATGGCGAGGAAGATGGATCTGGATGACGTTAACATAAGGTAATAAATTTTAAGGTATCTCTGACACTTTTATCTCATCAACGTGATTTTTACAGATACATGTACATCGGACTTTGTTTAGTTGAGTAGATCTAAGTATATTTTGATTTTAATCCAGGTTGAGAATGGCTTTTTTTCTTGGCACTAGCAAACCCTGTATTTCCTTTATGAAAGCACTAGCAAATCATCGCACGGTAATAATTATCATGGTATGTTTGCACTAGCAAATCATTTTTTTATCAGCATGGTTTTTTGAAATAATATGCATGATACCTAACTTTCTTTATTTTTGGACCTAAGCCTACTATGTTTGCTAGTTCAATATGAGATGGTTCTCTGGTTTTACTTTGAGCAAGTCATTACCCTCATTTTGAAAACCAAGTTCAAGTGGCAAACAtgtttttttaacacagtacagacgcaagtGCTCATACATACACGCATACACTCACCACTATAACGCAAACACGCACACCACCCTATCCCTATGAGTGCTTTCGAGAGACTgggccggcatatcatcttgataTTTACGACATGTTTTTAGGAAGAGTGCTTAGCATGTTGAACGTATGTGCAATCCTTTCATAGCTTTACTCCTTGTGGCAGACCGGGCATTGCCTTACcctgttttattttattttatttgttaCCCTAAAAAACTATTTATTTATTGTTGGACAATCATATTAATTTTCTACCATCAATAATAATCCTGATCTTGCGATGAGATGCAACGAATCTAGGACAACTAGCTATCGGTTAAATTCAGGGTAGCCAGTAAAATTAGTGTCAACAGCATCCATGTTATGGTTCTTATCCTTCATTTTCTCGGACTATATATGTATGTTGTTATTacttgtgtgtgtgcgcgcgtttCCACATATGATCTTTTATAGAGATTTTTTTGTTAAGAAACAAGTATTTTTTAATGTAAGAAACAAGTATATTTATTTAGTATGATTCATCGATTTGCACAATAGACAAATGCTAAGGTATGTTTATTGGTATATTTTCCCCATGACATCTTTCCTGTTTAAGCAGCTAGATAGATGAGAAAGTTAGAAGCCAATGGTTCAACAAGGAAAAAACGTTTTTGTAAACTATTCAAAAATCATGCTGTAAAATAGAATAATAAAAAAAGGCTTGTATTTTCATTAATTCGGCGTAATGGATACAGAACAATGCAAGCCACTATGTTGGGTTGCCGATGCACCGCAACAAGAGAAACAAAGAGGGAAAAATAGAAATACATATGCTGCATCCAGATCAAACCCACGCTGGTGAATGCTCCGTCCCTCCATTCACGCTGATGCCACCCAGCTCAAACCCAGCGCCGCCGGCGATCGCCGTCATCACGTCATCCATCCGGCCGCTGGCGCTGGTGCCACCGAGCTCAAACCAAGGATCTGGCTCACACCCCACTCCGCCTACGAACCCCGGCGTTGGCATCACCGTGACCATCTGGTCCATCCCTCCATTCAGGCTAGTGCCATCCAGCTCAAGCCCACCGAAGCCTGCGATCACCGTCATTAGCTCCTCCATCCCGCCGTCGGCGCTGGTGCCACCGAGCTCAAACCCGCCTCCGACCACGAACCCTGGCGTTGGCCGCCATCATCTGCCCCGTCGCACGGAGCTCAAAGCGACCGCCGCCGGCGAGTAGCTGTGGCGGCAGGGGTGCGAGGGCTGCCTCCCGCTCCCGGTCACGGCGACCGTCCTGGAGGACCTGGTTGACGCCCGCCGCCACGGTGACCTGCGCCTCCCTCAGCGAAGCCATGCAGGCCCGCATGTCCGCGTCCCCCATGTCGCGCTGATCTGCGACTGCGTCCAGCCACGCCGCCGCCTGGCTcccctccgcgcgacccttcgcTATGGCCTCCCCCCAGCGCTCCTTCCGCTTCTCCACCGCGCTCTGCTCCGTGCACAGCTTGTTGTACTTCTCTTGCAGCTCTGCCAGCCGGTCCGGGACGACGGCGGCGCCCATgccagcccccgccgccccgGCCTGCTCCGCGGGGCGGAGGAAGCAGTCGACGATGTCCTCAGCGGAGGGGTGGCCGAAGGAATAGGCCTTGCCGGCCGGGGAATAGACGACGGCGGCCACCTGGGCGCCGCACATGACGGCCAGTTCGTTCGCCTTGCGAAACAGCCCCTGCCGGCGCCTGGAGAAGCAGATGTCCCGTGCAGCCTTGTTCTCGATGCGCCGGATTACGATCTTCTTCCGCCCCATTGCAACCCACCCTAAAACCTTTGCGCCCTCTCTCAGAGTGTTTGATTATTTGGAGGAGGACAGCTGAGAACTTTGAGGTCTCTGATCTGCCTTGCTACAGCTCTGGGGCGTCTGTTTTATAGGCGACGAGAAGAGTTGAGATGAGGATTTGGCCGTGCCAATTCATCACGGGGGTGCATATCCGATCCTCATCTCTGCTTCACGGATGAGCTAGGAACATTGATGACATGATGAGATGGTGACAACCGATGAGTTGTCACATTTCCAAACCAGTAAAGGCTGCATGTTTGTTTCTTATTTAGGCTATATTTGTGGTAATGCGACTGTATATCTACGCTGAAACAGCCCATCGACACTACCGGAAAACGGGCATACGCCGACGGCCAAACCTATGCCTACGGCTGCCGTTGGCCTAGTTTGAGATATGCCGACAGCCTAGTCTTGGCCGTCAGCTTACACTGGCCGTCGGCTTACACTGGCCGTCGGCTTACATGGATCTATACCGACGGCTGCCGTTGGCACAGAACGGCCGTTGACCTAGGCGCAGACATGCCGACAGCAGCCGTCGGCATAAATCAGCCGTCGGTATAACGGCGGGCCCGGCGACCCCGCCCGTGACGAGCGGCTAACGCCGTCAAACCTATGCCGACGGTCGGGACGGGAAGCCGTCGGCATATCTCCGCATGCCACGTCACCGATCCGCGGCATAGGTATGCCGACggcagccgtcggcatagttgCCACGTCACCGATCCGTGGCACGGCGCCCACCAGAACCCTGCcgtatctatgccgacggctttgccgtcggcatagctaTTTTTTTTACATACTTTTTTTTGCATATGTTTTAATGCTTTTTTTACATACGTTTTTTTTCATATGTTTTTATGCTTTAAAAAAATATGTTTTCATGCTTTTTTATGTATTATATGAATATATATGTAGTTTGTAATTTTTTCcatagattatgaatatatatatatatatatagtttatATTTATTTTGAGCACATTAATAATATGCTGTCATGTTCTTTTGAATATAGGTCCTTAAATTTTATTAAAATCAAAAACAGCTATGCGACAGAAGTTgagtggcggttgcaaacgcccggcacccGTCTCCGGAGTGTGACCCCCTCACGTCCgcggtgtgcccccctcacggacggcgccgcagCCAGCATCGGGTCTATACGGAGGGGACGTTGCTCTCAAGTGTTTCTATGGGATGACCTACCACAACCgagtggtgttgtggcatgttcgaagaggcggcacgcatctccggggcgtggcccccctaacggacggcgccgccgccggcacctggagggggaaaacggacgcatcaggtctacacggaggggatgtagctgtcggtttggcccggatgttgctcccaggtgtccctctgagctgacctgacacaaccgggtggagaggtccactgttcaaagcccgtccgtgaaaagtcaaagggctagatctcgtggtcaaccgctccagggttaggcgggacggggccctaagggggtagcaatgccaccggagcgtcgcactggcccctcatacatgcggggtggtgtggtggcatgtctgaagaggcggcacgcgtctccggggtttggcccccctcacggacggcgccaccgccggcacctggagtggggaaacggacgcgtcgggtctacacgggaGGGGATCTTGCcatgggtctggcccggatgttgctccaaaatgttcctatgggctgacctaacacaaccgggtggagaggtccactggtcaaagcccgtccgtgcaaagtcaaagggctagatcccgtggtcaaacgctacagggttaggcgggacaggggccctgggggtagcaatgccaccggagcgtcgcaccgggccctcatacatgcggggtggtgtgatggcatgtccgaagaggcggcacgtgTCTCCGGGGcatggcccccctcacggacggtgATTACACGGTAGTAGatgttctgcggtaacgatgcggcgtgaatattattaaatacttGGAGCgtgataaaatcatgagtttttttgcacgacatgggaacatgtgctataggaacgatggtatttttttcataatttttggtgatggagaagtatccgaaaaattccctctacgcggattgcccttcgcgcgtctatggctgtggccggcggcctccgggggctagcatgccgccaaatcttgcgtaggcggcctctcacaagtctggaagtgttgtggcggttgcaaaagcccggcacgcgtgtccggggtgtgccacccctcacggacggcgccgctgccggcacctagaggggggaaacggacgcgtcgggtctacacggaggggatcttgctgtgggtctgtcCCGGTTGTttctccaaagtgttcctatgggctgacctaacacaaccgggcggggaggtccactggtcaaagcccgtccgtgcaaattcaaagggctagatcccgtggttaAACGCTACAgtgttaggcgggacgggggccctagggggtagcaatgccaccggagcatcgcaccgggccctcatacatgcggggtggtgtggtggcatgtctgatgaggcggcacgcgtctccggggcgtgccccccctcacggacggcgatgacacggtagtagacgttctgcggtaacgatgc
Coding sequences within it:
- the LOC125536659 gene encoding agamous-like MADS-box protein AGL29; translation: MGRKKIVIRRIENKAARDICFSRRRQGLFRKANELAVMCGAQVAAVVYSPAGKAYSFGHPSAEDIVDCFLRPAEQAGAAGAGMGAAVVPDRLAELQEKYNKLCTEQSAVEKRKERWGEAIAKGRAEGSQAAAWLDAVADQRDMGDADMRACMASLREAQVTVAAGVNQVLQDGRRDREREAALAPLPPQLLAGGGRFELRATGQMMAANARVRGRRRV